A genomic segment from Bradyrhizobium sp. ISRA430 encodes:
- a CDS encoding LysM peptidoglycan-binding domain-containing protein, with product MITASKAFIAFCVLAVLGTALVIGPAELRRLLPGTSAAKPEARAEVEVVLPKAEAKPETKPEAKPEPKLADAAPSAPAPAASKPPGALAETQTQATAALTDLAPVKAPPAAAEAGPRFDVARIDDHGEAAVIAGQAAPGAKVELLRDGQPLDTVVADASGQFVMTPPQLPAGSYELTLRAKAPDGTVTQSGRSVPVTIAEAAPPPARLASARPDAAPAGRPETKPDQKQDIVAALPSVAPRLGSTPDRPVVHQRMMGAVKPRVMARATAADIVAGAPSEPGTSRVISRGDSLWAISRLAYGDGSRYALIFNANRAKIHNPNLIYPGQTFVLPQKMK from the coding sequence ATGATAACGGCGTCAAAAGCGTTCATTGCGTTCTGCGTTCTGGCGGTGCTCGGAACCGCGCTCGTGATCGGTCCGGCCGAGCTGCGTCGCCTGTTGCCGGGCACCAGCGCCGCCAAGCCGGAAGCGAGGGCCGAGGTCGAGGTGGTCCTGCCCAAAGCCGAAGCGAAGCCGGAAACCAAGCCCGAGGCTAAACCCGAGCCGAAGCTTGCCGACGCCGCGCCATCCGCGCCCGCGCCCGCCGCGTCCAAGCCCCCCGGCGCCCTGGCTGAGACCCAGACCCAGGCAACGGCCGCGCTCACCGATCTCGCACCGGTCAAGGCACCGCCGGCCGCGGCCGAGGCCGGCCCTCGCTTCGACGTCGCGCGCATCGACGATCACGGCGAGGCGGCAGTGATCGCAGGCCAGGCCGCGCCGGGCGCAAAGGTCGAGCTGCTGCGCGATGGCCAGCCGCTCGACACCGTGGTTGCCGATGCTTCCGGCCAGTTCGTCATGACCCCGCCGCAGCTTCCCGCCGGTTCCTATGAGCTGACCCTGCGCGCCAAAGCGCCCGACGGCACCGTCACACAATCGGGCCGCAGCGTGCCGGTGACGATCGCCGAAGCCGCGCCGCCGCCGGCGCGCCTGGCATCCGCGCGTCCCGACGCAGCACCTGCCGGCAGGCCTGAGACCAAGCCGGATCAGAAGCAGGACATCGTTGCCGCCTTGCCCTCCGTCGCGCCGCGACTTGGCTCGACGCCGGATCGGCCGGTGGTCCACCAGAGAATGATGGGCGCGGTAAAGCCCAGGGTCATGGCCAGGGCCACGGCCGCGGACATCGTGGCCGGCGCGCCCTCGGAGCCCGGCACAAGCCGGGTGATCTCCCGTGGCGACAGCCTGTGGGCCATCAGTCGACTCGCTTACGGCGACGGCTCCCGCTACGCGCTGATCTTCAACGCCAACCGCGCCAAGATCCACAACCCCAATTTGATCTATCCCGGCCAGACTTTTGTCTTGCCGCAAAAGATGAAGTGA
- a CDS encoding adenylate/guanylate cyclase domain-containing protein: MAGAKDKVGFLREGLFAKYVVSLVGLVVFVLAVNGAMETWISYRATKTSLTDGLEDKAQAASRRIEQSISELERQISWVTRASQDTIDKRRADYAQLLHQVSVVSQLFQLNGEGREVLRVSRQSTTTGGNVDLSRDMRFIDTVARGVSYSPAHFDGRTPFMSISVAHSGFNAGVTVAEIDLGFLSDFVTDAQVGKAAFAYVVDPRGRVLATSSRGPEVGKDLSKLPHVAAAIAPGREPDTSGTDFNGHAVLTAASAVPKLGWSVLFEQPTAQALTPIRDQLVRVALLIGMGLMVAILAGTLLARRMIIPIAALRAGAHRLGEGDFSHRIDVHTSDELEELAGQFNRMAGQLQETYSGLETKVDERTRDLARSINELKVLEEVGRAVASSLDLNAVLPTIAARALEITHADAVLIYGYDASKRQFDLIEADGIDKSAEGAHVTIDEGANILSDAAASGEPIALADLDHAAEQPLRDVAINAGFHSVLVAPLIDQQGILGSLVVLRRARGEFAGSLTGLMRTFANQAVLAMRNARLFTEVDHKGRELAAAHETVQQQAAKLQEQTEQLRNWNRSLEERVEKQLGEIGRIKRLERFLAPQVAQLIASSDGHDALLDSHRREVTVVFCDLRGFTSFTEATEPEEAMNVLREYHAALGELIFRYEGTLDRFAGDGVMILFNAPIQFADHTKRAVKMAVEMRDAIGALTEKWKNRGHSLGFGLGIAMGYATLGQIGFEQRLEYAAIGSVTNLASRLCDEAKAGQIVVSRRVYGMVEPWVEARALEDLQLKGFNHPVLAMEILSWREEVKNVVDASAARRRM, translated from the coding sequence ATGGCAGGGGCGAAAGACAAGGTCGGGTTTCTCCGCGAGGGCCTGTTCGCGAAATACGTCGTCTCCCTCGTCGGCCTCGTCGTGTTCGTGCTCGCCGTCAACGGCGCGATGGAGACCTGGATCTCCTACCGCGCCACCAAGACGTCGCTGACCGACGGGCTGGAGGACAAGGCGCAAGCGGCGTCGCGGCGGATCGAACAGTCGATCTCCGAGCTCGAGCGCCAGATTAGCTGGGTCACCCGCGCGAGCCAGGACACCATCGACAAGCGCAGAGCCGACTACGCCCAGCTCCTGCACCAAGTCTCGGTCGTCAGCCAGCTCTTCCAGCTCAATGGCGAGGGCCGCGAGGTGCTGCGCGTCTCGCGCCAGTCGACCACGACCGGCGGCAATGTCGATCTCTCACGCGACATGCGCTTCATCGACACGGTTGCCCGTGGCGTAAGTTATTCACCGGCCCATTTCGATGGCCGGACACCGTTCATGTCGATCTCTGTGGCGCATTCCGGTTTCAACGCCGGCGTCACGGTCGCCGAGATCGATCTCGGCTTCCTCTCCGATTTCGTCACCGACGCGCAGGTCGGCAAGGCCGCCTTTGCCTATGTGGTCGATCCGCGCGGCCGCGTGCTGGCGACGTCGTCCAGGGGACCCGAGGTCGGCAAGGATCTGTCGAAGCTGCCGCATGTGGCGGCTGCGATCGCGCCCGGCCGCGAGCCCGATACGTCCGGCACCGACTTCAACGGCCATGCCGTGCTGACCGCCGCAAGCGCCGTACCGAAGCTCGGCTGGAGCGTGCTGTTCGAGCAGCCGACTGCGCAGGCGCTGACGCCAATTCGCGACCAGCTCGTGCGCGTCGCGCTCCTGATCGGCATGGGCCTGATGGTCGCGATCCTCGCCGGCACGCTGCTCGCGCGCCGCATGATCATCCCGATTGCCGCGCTGCGAGCCGGCGCGCACCGGCTCGGCGAGGGCGATTTCAGCCACCGCATCGACGTGCACACCTCCGACGAGCTGGAGGAGCTTGCCGGCCAGTTCAACCGCATGGCCGGCCAGCTCCAGGAGACCTATTCGGGCTTGGAGACCAAGGTCGACGAGCGCACGCGCGACCTCGCGCGGTCGATCAACGAGCTTAAGGTGCTGGAAGAGGTCGGCCGCGCGGTCGCCTCTTCGCTCGATCTCAATGCCGTGCTGCCGACCATCGCAGCGCGCGCACTCGAGATTACCCATGCCGATGCGGTGCTGATCTACGGCTATGATGCCAGCAAGCGGCAGTTTGACCTCATCGAGGCCGACGGCATCGACAAGTCCGCCGAGGGCGCGCATGTCACCATCGACGAAGGCGCGAACATCCTGAGCGATGCCGCGGCAAGCGGCGAGCCGATCGCGCTGGCCGATCTCGACCACGCCGCCGAGCAGCCGCTGCGCGACGTCGCGATCAATGCCGGCTTCCATTCCGTGCTGGTGGCGCCGCTGATCGACCAGCAGGGCATCCTCGGCTCGCTGGTGGTGCTGCGCCGCGCGCGCGGCGAGTTCGCCGGCAGCCTTACCGGCCTGATGCGGACCTTTGCCAACCAGGCCGTGCTGGCGATGCGCAATGCGCGCCTGTTCACCGAAGTCGATCACAAGGGCCGCGAGCTTGCGGCTGCGCACGAAACCGTGCAGCAGCAGGCGGCGAAGCTTCAGGAGCAGACCGAGCAGCTTCGCAACTGGAACCGCTCGCTCGAGGAACGCGTCGAGAAGCAGCTCGGCGAGATCGGCCGCATCAAGCGCCTCGAACGCTTCCTCGCCCCGCAGGTCGCCCAGCTCATCGCCTCCTCAGACGGTCACGACGCGTTGCTCGACAGCCATCGCCGCGAGGTGACCGTGGTGTTCTGCGATCTGCGCGGCTTCACCTCCTTCACCGAGGCAACCGAGCCGGAAGAAGCGATGAACGTGCTGCGCGAGTATCACGCCGCGCTCGGCGAGCTGATCTTCCGTTACGAGGGCACCCTCGATCGCTTTGCCGGTGACGGCGTGATGATCCTGTTCAACGCTCCGATTCAATTCGCCGACCACACCAAGCGCGCAGTGAAGATGGCCGTCGAGATGCGCGATGCGATCGGCGCCCTGACCGAGAAGTGGAAGAACCGCGGCCACTCGCTCGGCTTCGGCCTGGGCATCGCGATGGGCTACGCCACGCTCGGCCAGATCGGCTTCGAGCAGCGCCTGGAATACGCCGCGATCGGCAGCGTCACCAACCTCGCCTCGCGCCTCTGCGACGAAGCCAAGGCCGGCCAGATCGTAGTGAGCCGCCGCGTCTACGGCATGGTCGAACCTTGGGTCGAAGCGCGCGCGCTCGAGGATCTCCAGCTCAAGGGTTTTAACCACCCCGTGCTCGCGATGGAGATTTTGTCCTGGCGCGAGGAAGTCAAGAACGTGGTGGACGCGTCCGCGGCGCGGCGGAGGATGTGA
- a CDS encoding Spy/CpxP family protein refolding chaperone has product MSRSRMGLAMAGATLVILAVLLPNTAEAQFGLRGGPLGVARFAVGHVLGLSRLRHARMAVRSGRDRTAALRSHDPRGAEPGQPANPYALRAALTAQAALSGWHGGRRPQGWWRHPDGSYGWAGPVFWPFAHDDITTAIIFGDQTSLSLYGYGDIYAAIFAPYASAELVAYTEPQGRRARKVPTAQNICDASDTGGLPLDRIVAAVQPNEAQRAALDALATAWTAARDTIRAACPVQAPANAAERLGLMQTRLEAMIKATDGAAPALEKFYGLLGDEQKARFNVLGKDSRAAGRGKDMPAACQAGAEPQYDEQAQRQYEQLVKQQWPAEDIASTLRLDDNGRARLDVLQDTALRTMQTLSACPPPAALTPQARLMAVKARLEAMLQAVKGVSDALDDFEADLSDEQKAQFEAMGPKRGA; this is encoded by the coding sequence ATGTCGAGATCACGCATGGGACTGGCGATGGCCGGCGCGACCCTGGTGATTCTGGCAGTGCTGCTGCCGAACACGGCGGAGGCACAGTTTGGTCTGCGCGGCGGACCGCTGGGCGTCGCTCGCTTCGCCGTCGGCCACGTGCTCGGCTTGTCGCGCCTGCGCCATGCCCGCATGGCGGTTCGGAGCGGCCGCGACCGTACCGCGGCGCTGAGGTCGCATGACCCGCGCGGCGCTGAGCCTGGCCAACCCGCCAACCCCTACGCCTTGCGGGCTGCGCTCACCGCGCAAGCGGCGCTGTCGGGCTGGCATGGCGGCCGCCGTCCGCAAGGCTGGTGGCGCCATCCCGACGGCAGCTACGGCTGGGCCGGCCCGGTGTTCTGGCCGTTCGCGCATGACGATATCACCACTGCGATCATCTTCGGCGACCAGACCAGCCTCTCGCTTTATGGCTATGGCGACATCTACGCCGCGATCTTCGCGCCTTATGCATCGGCCGAGCTCGTCGCATACACCGAGCCCCAGGGACGTCGTGCGCGCAAAGTCCCGACGGCGCAAAATATCTGCGATGCCAGCGACACCGGCGGTCTTCCGCTCGACCGCATCGTTGCCGCCGTGCAGCCGAACGAAGCGCAGCGCGCGGCGCTCGACGCGCTCGCGACCGCCTGGACCGCGGCGCGCGATACCATCCGCGCCGCCTGCCCGGTGCAGGCGCCCGCGAATGCGGCCGAGCGCCTCGGCCTGATGCAGACCCGCCTCGAGGCGATGATCAAGGCGACGGACGGCGCCGCGCCGGCGCTTGAAAAATTCTACGGTCTGCTCGGCGACGAGCAGAAGGCAAGGTTCAACGTGCTCGGCAAGGACAGCCGTGCTGCGGGCCGCGGCAAGGACATGCCGGCGGCTTGCCAGGCCGGCGCTGAGCCGCAATATGACGAGCAGGCGCAGCGCCAGTACGAGCAGCTCGTGAAGCAGCAATGGCCCGCGGAGGACATCGCCTCCACCTTGCGTCTCGATGACAACGGTCGCGCCCGGCTCGACGTACTCCAGGACACCGCGCTGCGGACCATGCAGACGTTGAGCGCATGCCCGCCGCCGGCCGCGCTCACGCCTCAAGCCCGCCTTATGGCGGTGAAGGCGCGCCTCGAAGCTATGCTGCAGGCGGTCAAAGGCGTGAGCGACGCGCTCGACGATTTCGAGGCGGATCTCAGCGACGAGCAGAAGGCGCAGTTCGAGGCGATGGGGCCGAAGCGCGGGGCGTAA
- a CDS encoding EAL domain-containing protein, which produces MGTSIRWTARMRAVFRRWRGAPLTWLIVGGFVLMAATAIGTALTVDRFRQNAIESGRDNLESAVRLLARHFDREFEDFAVLQKSIIAELESHGIDSADVFRSEMGTLAVHEVLRSKASGWTDVAGANVFDSSGVLINSSKRWPVAEISIADRGYFNRLKNDPASQEEVEVVPGRFGNGPAIVFARRVSGPHDEFLGLVSRAITPEQLESFFASTGLGEESSIAMHHQNGQLFARIPHVDAMIGQNYRKGPPEQMAVFERTFVTTQLASPIDGKDRIVASRLLTGEPLVVVATKSLDATLATWRTQTKFFVTVAVLSVGLLVLTLYLIFRQMTNRLSVEKQRLDTAMNTMTQGLLMFDQDERLIVCNRRYIEMYRLSADVVKPGAYFRDVIQHRYDTGSFHGDVDSYCDGILNHVERTQSAIVETADGRLIEIKNQPGAAGGWLATHDDVTERIRADERIAHMAHYDALTDLPNRVLMRGHLERRVAELAAGKPFAILYIDVDEFKGVNDSLGHEVGDELLRQVANRLRACVSGNDLVARLGGDEFAIIKAGTNDQAELTALAEQILKSLRTPVDCKGQEIPTDASIGIAIAPDHGDNLDDLLKRADLAMYAAKTEGRRTFRFFVPEYDAKARQRRQLELDLRQALARGEFEVHYQPLVDLAADVVTGCEALLRWRHPERGMVSPAEFIPVAEDTGLIGEIGEWVLKQACTEAAAWPGQIHVAVNVSPVQFRSKTLALKVAAAIGESGLAPGRLELEITETVLIRDDEEALTILQQLRELGVRIALDDFGTGYSSLSYLHRFPFDKIKIDRSFISDIGEPEDSSPIVQAVVHMAAARHMATTAEGVETEAQREVLRQLGCSQMQGWLFSPAVPAAKLKQLLSAQAAAA; this is translated from the coding sequence ATGGGCACATCAATCCGATGGACCGCGCGCATGCGCGCGGTGTTCCGCCGTTGGCGCGGGGCGCCGCTGACATGGCTGATCGTCGGTGGCTTCGTGCTGATGGCGGCGACCGCGATCGGGACCGCGCTCACCGTCGACCGCTTCCGCCAGAACGCGATCGAAAGCGGCCGCGACAACCTCGAGAGTGCGGTGCGGCTGCTCGCCCGGCATTTCGACCGCGAGTTCGAGGATTTCGCGGTGCTCCAGAAGAGCATCATCGCCGAACTCGAAAGCCATGGCATCGATTCCGCGGACGTGTTCCGCAGCGAGATGGGCACGCTCGCCGTACACGAGGTGCTGCGCAGCAAGGCCAGCGGCTGGACCGACGTCGCCGGCGCCAACGTGTTCGATTCGAGCGGCGTGCTGATCAACTCGTCGAAGCGCTGGCCGGTCGCCGAGATCTCGATCGCCGATCGCGGCTATTTCAATCGACTCAAGAATGACCCCGCTTCGCAGGAGGAGGTCGAGGTGGTGCCGGGACGGTTCGGCAACGGGCCGGCGATCGTATTCGCGCGGCGCGTGTCCGGCCCGCACGACGAATTCCTCGGCCTGGTCTCGCGTGCGATCACGCCGGAGCAGCTCGAATCGTTCTTCGCGTCGACCGGGCTCGGCGAGGAATCCTCGATCGCGATGCACCACCAGAACGGCCAGCTCTTCGCGCGCATTCCGCATGTCGATGCAATGATCGGGCAGAACTACCGCAAGGGTCCGCCCGAGCAGATGGCCGTATTCGAGCGCACCTTCGTCACGACGCAGCTCGCAAGCCCGATCGACGGCAAGGACCGCATCGTCGCTTCGCGTCTATTGACCGGCGAGCCGCTGGTCGTGGTCGCGACCAAGTCGCTGGACGCCACGCTCGCCACCTGGCGCACGCAGACCAAATTCTTCGTCACCGTCGCGGTGCTGTCCGTCGGGCTTCTCGTGCTCACGCTGTACCTGATCTTCCGCCAGATGACGAACAGGCTATCGGTGGAGAAGCAGCGGCTCGATACCGCGATGAACACCATGACGCAGGGCCTGCTGATGTTCGATCAGGACGAGCGGCTCATCGTCTGCAACCGGCGTTACATCGAGATGTACCGGCTGTCGGCCGACGTCGTGAAGCCGGGCGCTTATTTCCGCGACGTGATCCAGCATCGCTACGACACCGGCTCGTTCCACGGCGACGTCGATTCCTATTGCGACGGCATTTTGAATCACGTCGAGCGCACCCAGAGCGCCATCGTGGAAACCGCCGACGGCCGCCTGATCGAGATCAAGAATCAGCCCGGCGCCGCCGGCGGCTGGCTCGCGACCCATGACGACGTCACCGAGCGCATCCGCGCCGACGAGCGCATCGCGCATATGGCGCATTACGACGCGCTGACCGACCTGCCGAACCGCGTGCTGATGCGCGGGCATCTGGAGCGCCGCGTGGCGGAGCTTGCCGCGGGCAAGCCGTTCGCGATCCTCTACATCGACGTCGACGAATTCAAGGGCGTCAACGACTCGCTCGGCCACGAGGTCGGCGACGAGCTGTTGCGTCAGGTCGCGAACCGCCTGCGCGCCTGCGTCAGCGGCAACGACCTCGTCGCACGGCTGGGGGGCGACGAATTCGCCATTATCAAGGCCGGCACCAACGATCAGGCCGAGCTGACCGCGCTGGCGGAGCAGATCCTGAAGTCGCTGCGCACGCCCGTGGACTGCAAAGGCCAGGAGATTCCGACCGACGCCAGCATCGGGATCGCGATCGCGCCCGACCACGGCGACAATCTCGACGACCTGCTCAAGCGCGCCGACCTCGCGATGTATGCGGCGAAAACCGAAGGCCGCCGCACGTTCCGCTTCTTCGTGCCGGAATACGATGCCAAGGCGAGGCAGCGGCGGCAGCTCGAGCTCGACTTGAGGCAGGCGCTCGCGCGCGGCGAGTTCGAGGTGCACTACCAGCCGCTGGTCGATCTCGCCGCCGATGTGGTGACGGGCTGCGAAGCGCTGCTGCGCTGGCGCCATCCGGAGCGCGGCATGGTCTCTCCGGCGGAGTTCATTCCAGTCGCCGAGGACACCGGCTTGATCGGCGAGATCGGCGAATGGGTGCTGAAGCAGGCCTGCACCGAAGCCGCCGCCTGGCCCGGCCAGATCCACGTCGCGGTCAACGTCTCGCCGGTGCAGTTCCGATCCAAGACGCTCGCACTGAAGGTCGCAGCCGCGATCGGGGAGTCGGGCCTCGCGCCGGGACGGCTCGAGCTCGAGATCACCGAAACCGTTCTCATCCGCGACGACGAGGAGGCGCTGACGATCCTGCAGCAGCTCCGCGAGCTCGGCGTGCGCATTGCCCTCGACGATTTCGGCACCGGCTATTCGTCACTGAGCTACCTGCACCGCTTCCCCTTCGACAAGATCAAGATCGACCGCAGCTTCATCAGCGACATCGGCGAGCCTGAGGATTCCTCCCCGATCGTCCAGGCGGTGGTGCACATGGCCGCGGCCCGGCACATGGCGACGACGGCCGAAGGCGTCGAGACCGAGGCGCAGCGCGAAGTGCTGCGACAGCTCGGGTGCAGCCAGATGCAGGGCTGGCTGTTCAGCCCGGCGGTGCCTGCAGCGAAATTGAAGCAGTTACTGTCGGCGCAGGCTGCGGCGGCTTAG